Genomic window (Verrucomicrobiota bacterium):
GATGGCGGTACAACTCGATGTAATGCGGATCGTTCGCGAGCTGGTCGGCCCAACGCCGATCCACTTCCTGCGGGTCGCGGGTCAGTTCCAGATTTTCCCAGAGTTCGGCGTAGCTGGGATGATGGACCATATCGAACTTGTGCTCGAGCGCATGCAGAAAAATCATCGTCCCGCCCTGTTTGAGCAGGGGCTGGCCCTTGTAAAAATTGAACATGTAACCCAAGCCCATCGAATAGACCAGAATCGGGTTCATCACCGCATGTACGCTATAAGGCATCACATAGGGAATCGGCGCCACGACGATGTCTGATTGACCCTGCACCTCAACCAACTGTTGTTTATACAGGCTCTGGAGGGTCCGCGCATGGACGGCCTCGGCCTCACCCGCCTGGATGCTGGTCACGCCATACGGCGCTTTGTTACCGAAGAAAATCTTCCGGTTCAACGCCAGGGGCGTCAGCTCCAGCGTCTGCTGCGTCACGCGCGCGGAAAGCTTGTCAAATCCGGACCAAGTGGTTTCCTGGGTCTGCATGTAACCCAAGTATCCCGGGAAGGTATTCGTGTTCACCGTCATCTCGATGTGAAACACCTTCACGTGTTTTTCCACATAGCGGCCAATGCGGTCAATGCATTGATGCATTCGGCTGCGTGGGGGATCGTTGAAACTGCGCGAATGGAATTGCACCTCGCAATTATGGTTGGGGCGGATACACCGATAGGTGGCCAGCCCCACGCCGACCGATTTATGCCCGCCATTCAGCGCCACGAGATTCAGGTTTACGTAAATCACCAGATCCGAGGTGGCCGCGCGCTTCTGGATTTCCACCACCTCGCCGTGCTCGGTTTTCCCGAGTACTACGTTGTTATCCTTGTCCTCCGCATCGTAGTTGTACAGCGTGCCGTCGGACCAGTGGCGATTGAAGATTTTCCGACCCAGCATTTCCTTGAGTTCCCAGTCATGCATGTGCCGGTGTAAGCAGACGGCCACCACCAAATGAACATCGTCCACGCCGGCCTGGGCGAGCCGCTCGAGCAGCAAGTCAATGACCACCTGCCGACAGTCGGGGGAACGCATCTTGGGCAGCGACAGCGAAATATCGTCGAAGGCGATGGTCACCTTCATGCCGGGCTTGAGGTGTGCCCGGAGCGGATCCATACCGAGGGGCTGATCAATGGCCCGCGCGGCCTCGGCTCGCAAGTCGTTATAGCCGGGCAGGGGTGCGCGGGGATACAGCACGCGCGTGCCAGCCGGCACCCGGGCAAACACAAACCGCTCGCCATTCATCAGGAACAACGGCGGATCGCGGTCTTCGTAAAGCCGCACCAGGCCTTCTGCGTCTATGGATTGCATGTTTTACTGATCCATCATGGATCACACCCGCATTATCGCAACAAACCGCCCGTCCCGCAAGCGGGCAATTATGACATCCAGACAGAAAACAACGCCTGCGCACCCTCGCTTAAACCGGCAAAAATATGCACTGCCGGCGCCAGCCAGCGCATCGACCGCAGTATGAAGTGGGACTGCCGCCTCGTTAATGAGACCCGCAGGGAAACACTAACACCGGTTTGCAGCACTATTGTTCCCGCTCAGGAATCCGGCAACGAATTCATTTATGGGGTGTGCGCGGATGACGGACGGGGTGTCCACCTGCTGCAATTCACCGTGGTTCATCACGGCCAGGCGATGGCCCATGCTTACCGCCTCGGTTTGATCATGCGTGACATGGATCATGGTGGCGCCCAAGAGCGTTTGCAGTCGCACGATTTCGACGCGTAATTGATCACGCCCGCGCGGGTCCAGATGGGATAACGGTTCATCCAGCAGCACCAATACCGGTCGCCGCACCAGCGCGCGCCCCAAGGCCACCCGCTGTTTTTCCCCGCCGGAGAGCGTTTCCGGCAACCGCGCCAGCAGCGG
Coding sequences:
- a CDS encoding lactate racemase domain-containing protein, translated to MQSIDAEGLVRLYEDRDPPLFLMNGERFVFARVPAGTRVLYPRAPLPGYNDLRAEAARAIDQPLGMDPLRAHLKPGMKVTIAFDDISLSLPKMRSPDCRQVVIDLLLERLAQAGVDDVHLVVAVCLHRHMHDWELKEMLGRKIFNRHWSDGTLYNYDAEDKDNNVVLGKTEHGEVVEIQKRAATSDLVIYVNLNLVALNGGHKSVGVGLATYRCIRPNHNCEVQFHSRSFNDPPRSRMHQCIDRIGRYVEKHVKVFHIEMTVNTNTFPGYLGYMQTQETTWSGFDKLSARVTQQTLELTPLALNRKIFFGNKAPYGVTSIQAGEAEAVHARTLQSLYKQQLVEVQGQSDIVVAPIPYVMPYSVHAVMNPILVYSMGLGYMFNFYKGQPLLKQGGTMIFLHALEHKFDMVHHPSYAELWENLELTRDPQEVDRRWADQLANDPHYIELYRHHNAYHGFHPVSMWNWGAHGMSHCGQVIIVNPVSAEAAKRLGWQTAASVEEAIAMGRAKHGGSASVSVIHSPPIAMWEVK